CGATTTTCTCGCAATATATCGACAGCGGGTTCGGCCTGCTTTCGGGCGAGGTTGCCTTCATCGCGACGACGCTGATCGTTATCGATGTCACGCTCGCTGCGCTGTTCTGGAGCTGGGGCGAGAATGACGACATTATCGCGCGCCTCGTCAAGAAGACGCTCTTCGTCGGAATCTTCGCCTATATCATCGGCAATTGGAGCGCGCTGGCCAATATCATATTCCAAAGCTTTGCCGGACTTGGCCTCAAAGCCAGCGGTTCTGGCCTTGGCGCTAATGATCTGCTGCAGCCGGGACGGGTCGCGCAGGTGGGGATCGATGCTGCCGCGCCCTTGCTTGCGTCGATGGCCGATCTGCTCGGCTATGTCAGTTTCTTCGAGAACTTCCTGCAGATCATCATCCTGCTGGTGGCCTGGGCCTTGGTGGTCGTCGCCTTCTTCATTCTGTCGATCCAGCTCTTCGTGACGCTCATCGAATTCAAGCTGACGACGCTTGCAGGCTTCGTGCTCATCCCTTTCGGCCTGTTCGGCAAGACCGCTTTCATGGCCGAGCGCGTGCTTGGGAATGTCGTCTCTTCAGGCATCAAGGTGCTCGTGCTCGCCGTCATTATCGGGATCGGCTCGACGCTTTTCGCTGAGTTTACCAGTGCCATTCCGGGCGAGCCGACCATTGAAGATGCGCTAGCGATCGTGCTCGCCAGTCTTACCCTGCTCGGGCTCGGCATATTCGGTCCCGGTATTGCCAACGGCATCGTCGCAGGCGGCCCGCAGCTCGGCGCAGGGGCCGCGGCAGGCACCGCTGTGCTGGCCGGCGGGGCAGCCGTCGGCGGCATTGCCGGCGCCAAGCTTGCGGGCGGCGCTGTAGCCAGCGCAGCATCCTCGGTCGCCAGTGGCGCATCGCGCGCTGCTGGAGGCGCCACCATGGCCTATGCGACAGGTTCGGCAGGCAAGAGCGGCGGCGCCGCGGTTGCAGGCGGCATGGCCGGTGTCGGACGTGCCGCAGGCGGTGCTGCCCTCTCACCTCTGCGTAAGGCGGCGGATAGCGCCAAAGGAAATTTTCGCGAAGGTGCGCGCGCAGCGGCCAGCAATATGGGTGGCCGGGTTGCTTCCTCGTCGGGGTCGCCGTCTTCAGCGCAATCCGAAAGCGGCCCGCCGAGCTGGGCGAAATCCATGAAACAGCGACAGTCTCTGGGACATTCCGCGTCGCTTGCCGCGCACACCGTGCGCGCTGGCGACGGGCACGGAGCTGGAGCTTCCATCGACACTCAGGAAAAGGACTGACGCCTCATGTTTAAACGCCCTTCGATCCGATACGGCAAGACACCGCAAGCCGAGACACCTTACCAGCGCGCGGCCCAGGTCTGGGACGAGCGCATCGGTTCGGCGCGGGTGCAAGCGAGAAGCTGGCGCTATGCCTTTTTTGGTGCGCTCGCGCTGTCGGCAATCCTGACTGGCAGTCTCGTCTGGCAGAACGCGCGGGGAACCATCGTTCCTTGGGTGGTCGAAGTGAATAAACTCGGCGAAGCGCGTAGCGTCGCGCCCGCCAATGCCGCATTCGACCCAAGCGATCCGCAGATTGCGTTTCATCTTGCCCGGTTTATCGAAAACGTGCGCGCCATTCCCGACGATCCGATCGTGGTGCGCGAGAACTGGATGTCAGCCTATGACTTTGCCAGCGACAAGGGTGCGCTGGCGCTCAACGACTATGCGAGGGCCAACGATCCGTTCGCCGCGATCGGCCGCGAACAGGTTGCGGTCGATGTCACAAGCGTCATCCGCGCTTCGCCAAGGAGCTTCCGCGTGGCCTGGATCGAGCGCCGCTACCGTGACGGCTCGCTCGCCGAGACGAGCCGCTGGACCGCGATTCTGGGCATCGCCGTCCAGCCACCCACCAACGCGGATGCGCTTCGAACAAACCCGCTCGGAATATTCGTCACTTCCATCAACTGGTCAAAGGAGCTCGGCTGATGTCCCGCTCGCATACAATTCCCGCAATCGGCTTTTTCGGCCTTGTCTCGCTCGCTCTCGCCTCGCCTGCCGCAGCGACACCGGCCCCGCAAGCGGCGGCGTCAATCGACGCATT
This genomic window from Qipengyuania sp. HL-TH1 contains:
- the trbF gene encoding conjugal transfer protein TrbF codes for the protein MFKRPSIRYGKTPQAETPYQRAAQVWDERIGSARVQARSWRYAFFGALALSAILTGSLVWQNARGTIVPWVVEVNKLGEARSVAPANAAFDPSDPQIAFHLARFIENVRAIPDDPIVVRENWMSAYDFASDKGALALNDYARANDPFAAIGREQVAVDVTSVIRASPRSFRVAWIERRYRDGSLAETSRWTAILGIAVQPPTNADALRTNPLGIFVTSINWSKELG
- the trbL gene encoding P-type conjugative transfer protein TrbL — its product is MGGTGVVDRFLAIFSQYIDSGFGLLSGEVAFIATTLIVIDVTLAALFWSWGENDDIIARLVKKTLFVGIFAYIIGNWSALANIIFQSFAGLGLKASGSGLGANDLLQPGRVAQVGIDAAAPLLASMADLLGYVSFFENFLQIIILLVAWALVVVAFFILSIQLFVTLIEFKLTTLAGFVLIPFGLFGKTAFMAERVLGNVVSSGIKVLVLAVIIGIGSTLFAEFTSAIPGEPTIEDALAIVLASLTLLGLGIFGPGIANGIVAGGPQLGAGAAAGTAVLAGGAAVGGIAGAKLAGGAVASAASSVASGASRAAGGATMAYATGSAGKSGGAAVAGGMAGVGRAAGGAALSPLRKAADSAKGNFREGARAAASNMGGRVASSSGSPSSAQSESGPPSWAKSMKQRQSLGHSASLAAHTVRAGDGHGAGASIDTQEKD